One genomic window of Solanum stenotomum isolate F172 chromosome 9, ASM1918654v1, whole genome shotgun sequence includes the following:
- the LOC125877782 gene encoding protein SMAX1-LIKE 4 — MRTGAGSAVQQTLTTEAASVLKLSLSLARRRGHAQVTPLHVAAILLSSRLSLLRKACLKSQQQQHNNNNNYTSHPLQCRALELCFNVALNRLPTSPGPLLHGQPCLSNALVAALKRAQAHQRRGCIEQQQQQQQPLLAIKVELEQLILSILDDPSVSRVMREAGFSSTAIKNNIEESASSSSVFQCYNNSSAGGIYTTPSSPTNTTTTTENSPFNSFWNSQNPILFSPHKFINTQLTSSDVKLVLDVLLRSNNKRRNSVIVGDSVTSTEGIVAQLMGKVERGDVPEELKGVHFIKFQFSDAPLMLMKREEVELNISDLKRKVESLTRGTGGRGGVIIYTGDLKWTVDSTNKEKERGLFVNYSPVDHLVAEIGRLVSSYNNSSSNAKVWLVGTANYQTYIKCQMKQPPLDIQWSLQPISVPSGGLGLSLNTTSVHEARIPFSQQMFEKKPVPSKEEHDALTCCAQCTCNYEKEAMLKFGQHKTCTLSPMSITCDTKDSDKPPTPLPDWLKPHDMDPTNKDDLAELKGKWSRLCKNLHQGKPNQRQISSVVCNEYSSSGKNYSFNSLYPWWPNQHSIITDCKSISFSDPHNVKPNHGASTVPRFRRQQSCHIEFSFSNGNSKNESQSSVEPNLDSLKNREGKEVKITLALGNSQLPDHIGGNNVDEEMLKLLQENLPWQMENMHTIVDALMDFNTINKQKNWLLIQGNDSIGKQRLARAMAKSAFGSDDLLLCINMRNMSNHVELLNKALRNHEKIVVLLEDVDFADAELLKFLKDAYENRSSSHLFIVAIRTSDATDHCSDGREYYCTESVIQMKLVVSETSPNPGSVCIDHKRKAEWELSLPNKTKSPRNNVMEDVTSIATQSGKIMKQLSSNTLDLNIKADEVYDEGDVHEAITEDFSPISSDLTRDTANDHHQQNNNPSLGFLDLIKNRLVLKRDSSQDKQMREVFMFKMRRSLEQVCGSKILEKFSFDEMVLEKVFEGCGSFLNNLFDEWLKDIFQTSLQMIEDKENIEIIKLCEVVGAKYEIGFKGSCLPRGIQVSIMD, encoded by the exons ATGCGAACGGGAGCGGGTAGTGCAGTTCAACAGACCCTCACAACAGAGGCTGCTTCAGTATTGAAGCTTTCTCTTAGCTTGGCCAGGAGAAGAGGCCATGCACAGGTTACTCCTCTTCATGTTGCTGCTATTTTGTTGAGTTCGAGATTAAGTCTTCTTCGAAAAGCTTGTCTCaaatctcaacaacaacaacataataataataataattatacttCTCATCCACTTCAGTGTAGAGCTCTTGAGTTATGCTTTAATGTTGCACTTAATAGACTTCCAACAAGTCCTGGTCCACTCCTTCATGGCCAGCCTTGTTTGTCTAATGCTTTAGTTGCTGCACTCAAAAGAGCGCAAGCTCATCAGCGAAGAGGCTGTATAGAACAACAGCAACAACAGCAACAACCTCTTTTAGCTATTAAAGTTGAGTTAGAGCAACTTATTTTGTCTATTCTAGATGATCCTAGTGTTAGTAGGGTTATGAGAGAAGCTGGTTTCTCTAGTACTGCAATTAAAAACAATATAGAGGAATCAGCTTCTTCTTCATCAGTGTTTCAGTGTTATAACAATAGCTCTGCAGGTGGAATTTACACCACACCTAGCTCACCTACTAACACTACAACTACTACTGAGAATAGTCCATTTAATAGTTTTTGGAATTCACAAAACCCTATTCTCTTTTCACCTCATAAGTTCATTAATACACAATTAACATCATCAGATGTTAAGTTGGTGTTAGATGTGTTGTTGAGAAGTAACAACAAGAGGCGAAACAGTGTGATAGTTGGTGACTCAGTGACAAGCACAGAAGGAATAGTTGCACAACTGATGGGAAAAGTGGAGAGAGGAGATGTGCCTGAGGAACTTAAAGGAGTTCACTTTATCAAATTTCAGTTCTCAGATGCACCGCTAATGTTaatgaaaagagaagaagtGGAGCTGAACATATCAGACCTGAAAAGAAAAGTGGAATCTCTTACAAGGGGTACTGGGGGTAGAGGAGGAGTCATTATCTACACAGGTGACTTGAAATGGACAGTTGACAGTACTAATAAGGAGAAAGAAAGAGGATTGTTTGTTAATTATAGTCCAGTTGATCATCTTGTAGCTGAGATAGGAAGGCTTGTTTCTTCCTACAACAACAGCAGCTCAAATGCAAAGGTTTGGTTGGTGGGTACAGCAAATTATCAAACTTATATCAAATGCCAAATGAAACAACCTCCTCTTGATATTCAATGGTCTCTTCAACCTATTTCTGTTCCATCTGGTGGTCTAGGGTTAAGTCTCAATACTACAAG TGTCCATGAAGCAAGAATACCATTCTCTCAACAAATGTTTGAGAAAAAGCCAGTACCTAGCAAAGAGGAACATGATGCACTCACTTGCTGTGCACAATGCACTTGTAATTATGAAAAAGAAGCTATGTTGAAGTTTGGGCAGCACAAAACTTGTACATTGAGTCCTATGTCTATCACATGTGACACTAAGGACTCTGACAAACCTCCAACACCATTGCCTGATTGGCTCAAACCACATGACATGGATCCAACTAACAAG GATGATTTGGCTGAGTTGAAAGGAAAGTGGAGCAGGTTGTGCAAAAATCTTCATCAAGGGAAGCCAAATCAAAGACAAATAAGTTCAGTTGTGTGCAATGAATACAGTAGCAGTGGGAAGAATTATTCTTTTAATTCATTGTATCCATGGTGGCCTAATCAGCACAGTATAATAACAGATTGCAAATCGATTTCATTTAGTGATCCACACAATGTGAAGCCTAATCATGGAGCCAGCACTGTGCCAAGATTCAGAAGACAACAATCGTGCCATATTGAGTTCAGTTTCAGCAATGGGAACTCGAAAAATGAATCACAATCATCAGTTGAGCCAAACTTGGATTCTCTTAAGAACAGAGAAGGGAAAGAAGTGAAAATCACACTTGCTCTTGGGAATTCACAGCTTCCTGATCATATTGGTGGGAATAACGTTGATGAAGAGATGCTCAAATTGTTACAAGAGAACTTGCCTTGGCAAATGGAAAACATGCATACTATTGTGGATGCATTGATGGATTTCAACACAATCAATAAGCAGAAGAATTGGTTGTTGATTCAGGGGAATGACTCAATTGGGAAACAGAGATTGGCTCGAGCGATGGCAAAATCAGCTTTTGGTTCTGATGACTTGCTGTTGTGCATCAACATGAGAAACATGTCAAATCATGTTGAGTTGCTCAACAAGGCCTTAAGGAATCATGAAAAGATTGTTGTCCTACTGGAAGATGTCGATTTTGCTGATGCAGAACTGTTGAAATTTCTTAAGGATGCTTATGAAAATCGGAGTTCTAGTCATTTGTTCATCGTAGCAATCAGGACTAGCGATGCAACTGATCACTGCAGTGATGGAAGAGAGTACTATTGCACAGAGTCTGTAATCCAGATGAAACTGGTGGTAAGTGAAACGAGTCCGAATCCTGGATCAGTATGTATTGATCATAAGAGAAAAGCCGAATGGGAATTATCTTTGCCTAACAAGACCAAGAGTCCAAGAAACAATGTGATGGAAGATGTCACCTCAATTGCTACTCAAAGTGGGAAGATAATGAAGCAATTGAGCTCAAATACCCTTGACCTCAACATCAAAGCAGACGAGGTCTATGACGAGGGTGATGTACACGAAGCCATAACTGAGGACTTTAGCCCCATTTCAAGTGACTTGACTCGCGATACAGCCAATGATCACCATCAACAAAACAACAATCCATCACTTGGTTTTTTGGACCTCATCAAGAACCGCCTTGTTTTGAAGCGCGATTCTTCTCAAGACAAGCAAATGAGAGAGGTGTTCATGTTCAAGATGAGAAGGTCATTGGAACAAGTGTGTGGGAGTAAAATACTAGAGAAATTTTCCTTTGATGAAATGGTGTTGGAGAAGGTATTTGAAGGGTGTGGTTCATTTCTCAACAACTTGTTTGATGAATGGCTAAAAGACATTTTTCAAACGAGCTTGCAAATGAttgaagataaagaaaatattgagatcatCAAGCTTTGTGAAGTGGTGGGAGCTAAATATGAGATTGGTTTCAAAGGCTCATGTCTTCCAAGAGGGATTCAAGTTTCAATCATGGACTAA